A DNA window from Pungitius pungitius chromosome 1, fPunPun2.1, whole genome shotgun sequence contains the following coding sequences:
- the LOC119223054 gene encoding reelin domain-containing protein 1-like, translating into MWKCEEDPLGYNVRRGDRPFTSNVKIELPAPFAGEENQSFPCWARQYEVAVKALVGGNAGDYDYELARILPTRLTKAAFLLMRSPLRCLGVGVVLLSLAPSTLTFTSGAGHASCGEMIPGHIRSQPREAGPEHVALRASASSYLPGQFVTVTVRSSRDFMGFLLQARRVESARKEVGSRSGGPGLVVGSWTFAPPGTHTLRCLSEGDTLTHSDKQLKRNLSFVWRAPDAPAGDIRFYITVVQSYFIYWAGIQSAVVRDGSCGPQTGSNVTGVDGGNYAQQEEEVTALQGKLV; encoded by the exons atgtggaaatgtgaggAGGACCCGCTGGGTTACAACGTGCGGCGCGGAGACCGGCCGTTCACCAGCAACGTCAAGATTGAGCTGCCGGCCCCCTTTGCTGGGGAGGAAAATCAAAGTTTTCCCTGCTGGGCCAGACAGTATGAGGTGGCTGTGAAGGCGCTGGTAGGAGGCAATGCAGGTGACTATGATTATGAACTGGCTAGGATCTTGCCGACGCGGCTGACCAAGGCTGCCTTCCTTCT CATGCGGTCTCCCCTCCGGTGTCTCGGGGTGGGTGTGGTGCTGCTGTCTCTGGCTCCCTCCACCCTCACTTTCACCAGCGGCGCCGGCCACGCCTCCTGTGGGGAGATGATTCCCGGCCACATCCGCTCGCAACCCAGAGAGGCGGGACCTGAACACGTCGCCCTGCGCGCATCCGCCTCTTCTTACCTTCCGGGACAGTTCGTGACAG TGACGGTACGAAGCTCTCGGGACTTCATGGGCTTCCTGCTTCAGGCCCGCCGCGTGGAAAGCGCCAGGAAGGAGGTCGGGTCCAGGAGCGGGGGCCCAGGGCTGGTGGTGGGCTCCTGGACCTTTGCGCCGCCCGGCACTCACACCCTGCGCTGCCTCTCGGAGGGCGACACCCTCACGCACTCAGACAAACAGCTGAAGAGGAACCTGTCCTTCGTGTGGCGAGCCCCCGATGCTCCGGCGGGAGACATCCGGTTCTA CATCACAGTGGTGCAGTCTTACTTTATATACTGGGCAGGCATCCAGTCTGCAGTGGTGCGTGATGGGAGTTGTGGTCCTCAGACTGGGAGTAACGTCACTGG